The following proteins are co-located in the Haloarcula marismortui ATCC 43049 genome:
- a CDS encoding SDR family oxidoreductase — MASSTSHERLEVEPIDESSILFADDDHYTSDTVCLVTGGGSGIGRATALAMAANGVTAVATDIDADGLAEVADTAADLDLDGAVETVAGDLANDADIEAIVETAASHGTVRYLANIAGLQHIDAIEDFPMEKYDQMHDVMLRAPLALSKRVIPHIRGTDDGVGAIGNMASVHGHYVTSDKVAYNVSKFGLRGLTQSIAAEGGDGLRGFSISTGYVKTPLVVDQIPDTAEQRGISVDEVIDDVMLGQARIKEMMDPIDVANLFVFGFSRHANHLNGGDLLFDGGMTKTYE; from the coding sequence ATGGCATCCAGCACTTCTCACGAACGGCTCGAAGTCGAGCCCATCGACGAGTCTTCGATCCTGTTCGCCGACGACGACCACTACACGAGCGACACCGTCTGTCTGGTGACCGGTGGTGGGTCGGGCATCGGCCGGGCGACGGCGCTTGCGATGGCCGCTAACGGGGTGACCGCCGTTGCCACAGACATCGACGCGGACGGCCTCGCAGAGGTCGCGGACACGGCGGCGGACCTCGACCTTGATGGGGCCGTCGAGACCGTGGCCGGCGATCTTGCGAACGACGCGGACATCGAAGCTATCGTCGAGACCGCGGCTTCTCACGGCACCGTGCGCTACCTCGCCAACATCGCCGGTCTCCAGCACATCGACGCCATCGAAGACTTCCCGATGGAGAAGTACGACCAGATGCACGACGTAATGCTTCGCGCCCCACTCGCGCTGTCGAAGCGCGTCATCCCGCACATCCGCGGCACCGACGACGGCGTGGGTGCCATCGGGAACATGGCGTCGGTCCACGGCCACTACGTCACCTCCGATAAGGTGGCCTACAACGTCTCGAAGTTCGGTCTTCGGGGGCTGACACAGTCTATCGCCGCCGAGGGCGGTGACGGCCTCCGTGGGTTCTCCATTAGCACGGGCTACGTCAAGACGCCGCTGGTCGTCGACCAGATTCCCGACACCGCCGAGCAACGGGGCATCAGCGTCGACGAGGTCATTGATGACGTGATGCTGGGCCAGGCCCGGATCAAGGAGATGATGGACCCTATCGACGTGGCGAACCTCTTCGTGTTCGGCTTCTCGAGGCACGCCAACCATCTCAACGGCGGGGACCTGCTGTTCGACGGCGGCATGACAAAAACGTACGAGTGA
- a CDS encoding ABC transporter substrate-binding protein — protein sequence MQQTTTDHDTGGIGRRQLLSAVGGSAVAAALAGCSTLLSDGETADQGEQSGGEISDEPIQAGLLTFTRGAPGVLGIQAQRGAELAVQRINEAGGIGGQREIELDVVNEGSNPLDSYNQFIEEGKEVTFGPISSGTHSQIAPEIEKNGIINVSTDGTVTTLYEETVPDPTYSFRFQNYDIMEVVTMAREAVERIGADNISTVAGVNPGYSFGEDEMRVFTQAIQRLTDAEIVYEGFPELGASDMANHITSINNEEPDVTFSSLWGGDVTTFVRQANANNMFENTTVFGTTLYSAAGDVPGDALAGTDIYSGSRNYYWGKPALGNWQPGRELFDAATQQEGVTVPTAHYMSGYGAVTAWATAVEKAIDLLGTYPTQEQIAQVLEGHGFFTPAGYHNIAEDHQGASNSFAGQMVYDDDLGAARLEDVNTYAATETAPPPGVTGSDWLDSWSA from the coding sequence ATGCAACAAACGACAACGGACCATGACACTGGTGGCATCGGCAGGCGACAACTGCTCTCCGCCGTCGGCGGCTCGGCCGTCGCCGCAGCGCTCGCTGGCTGCTCGACGCTGCTGAGCGACGGTGAAACAGCGGATCAGGGCGAGCAGTCCGGCGGTGAGATTTCCGACGAACCGATACAGGCCGGGTTGTTGACGTTCACACGTGGCGCACCGGGCGTACTCGGGATTCAGGCCCAGCGCGGGGCCGAACTCGCCGTCCAGCGCATCAACGAAGCCGGCGGCATCGGTGGACAACGCGAAATCGAACTGGACGTCGTCAACGAGGGGTCGAACCCGCTCGACAGCTACAACCAGTTCATCGAGGAGGGGAAAGAGGTCACCTTCGGCCCGATTTCCAGTGGCACACACAGCCAGATCGCCCCTGAGATCGAGAAGAACGGAATCATCAACGTCAGCACTGACGGGACGGTAACGACGCTCTACGAGGAGACCGTCCCCGACCCGACCTACTCCTTCCGCTTCCAGAACTACGACATCATGGAGGTGGTGACGATGGCCCGGGAAGCTGTTGAACGCATCGGCGCTGACAACATCTCGACTGTCGCCGGGGTCAACCCCGGCTACTCCTTCGGCGAGGACGAGATGCGAGTGTTCACGCAGGCCATCCAGAGACTCACTGACGCCGAAATCGTCTACGAGGGGTTCCCGGAACTCGGGGCCAGCGACATGGCGAATCACATCACCTCGATCAACAACGAGGAGCCGGACGTGACCTTCTCCAGTCTGTGGGGCGGCGACGTGACGACGTTCGTCCGACAGGCGAACGCCAACAACATGTTCGAGAACACGACGGTGTTCGGCACGACGCTGTACAGCGCGGCCGGCGATGTGCCGGGCGACGCGCTGGCTGGGACGGATATCTACTCCGGGTCACGGAACTACTACTGGGGGAAGCCGGCGTTGGGCAACTGGCAACCCGGCCGGGAGCTGTTCGACGCCGCGACACAGCAAGAGGGCGTGACGGTCCCGACGGCGCACTACATGAGCGGGTACGGGGCGGTCACCGCCTGGGCAACGGCCGTCGAGAAGGCCATCGACCTGCTGGGCACCTATCCGACTCAGGAGCAGATCGCGCAGGTGCTGGAGGGCCACGGCTTCTTCACGCCGGCCGGCTACCACAACATCGCCGAGGACCATCAGGGCGCGTCGAACTCCTTCGCCGGCCAGATGGTGTATGATGACGACCTCGGGGCGGCCAGGCTTGAAGACGTGAACACATACGCAGCCACCGAGACAGCGCCGCCACCCGGTGTCACCGGGAGCGACTGGCTGGATAGCTGGAGCGCCTGA
- a CDS encoding acyl-CoA mutase large subunit family protein has product MFDPDELEEIRESKAQWEEDDVQPTVDRFGERKETFTTDTEGHEVDRLYTPADISDLDYEEDLGFPGQEPYTRGVYPTGYRGRLWTMRQYAGMGTATETNERFNYLLDQGQTGLSMAFDLPTQMGYDSDHAMAAGEVGKTGVAIDSLDDMETVFDGIPLDEVSTSMTINAPASVLLAMYIAVGDKQGVDREELRGTIQNDVLKEYIARNTFIYPPEPSMRLITDIFEFCAAETPKFNTISISGYHIREAGSTAAQEIAFTLGDGIEYVEAAIEAGLDVDEFAPQLSFFFASYNNIFEEVAKFRAARRLWAKIMDERFDAQNPKSKQLKFHTQTAGSTLTAQQIENNVVRVSYQALAAVLGGTQSLHTNGKDEAIGLPTEQSVRTALRTQQILAHESGAADTIDPLAGSYYVESLTDELEAEARELIEEVDERGGMRRSIEEQWVQRQIQDVAFERQREQEAGDRIIVGVNEYQVEEEGEQDIEEVDEAVEQAQQDNVATVREERDDEAVEAKLDALRGAAEGDENVMPYIIDAVKVYATTGEVCDVLRDVFGEYQPGSSM; this is encoded by the coding sequence ATGTTTGACCCCGACGAGCTGGAGGAGATACGGGAGTCGAAGGCTCAGTGGGAGGAAGACGACGTCCAGCCCACCGTCGACCGCTTTGGCGAACGCAAGGAGACGTTCACCACGGACACCGAAGGTCACGAGGTAGACCGCCTGTACACCCCGGCCGACATCTCCGATCTCGACTACGAGGAGGACCTAGGGTTTCCCGGTCAGGAACCGTACACCCGCGGCGTGTATCCGACCGGCTATCGGGGCCGGCTCTGGACGATGCGCCAGTACGCCGGGATGGGGACTGCGACGGAGACCAACGAGCGGTTCAACTATCTGCTTGACCAGGGCCAGACCGGGCTGTCGATGGCGTTTGACCTCCCCACGCAGATGGGCTACGACTCCGACCACGCGATGGCCGCCGGCGAGGTCGGCAAAACCGGCGTCGCCATCGACTCGCTTGACGACATGGAGACCGTGTTCGACGGCATCCCGCTGGACGAGGTGTCGACGAGCATGACAATCAACGCCCCCGCGTCGGTGCTGCTGGCGATGTACATCGCCGTCGGCGACAAGCAAGGCGTCGACCGCGAGGAACTCCGCGGGACTATCCAGAACGACGTGCTCAAGGAGTACATCGCTCGGAACACGTTCATCTACCCGCCGGAGCCGTCGATGCGGCTCATCACCGACATCTTCGAGTTCTGTGCCGCCGAAACGCCGAAGTTCAACACCATCTCCATCTCTGGGTATCACATCCGGGAGGCCGGCTCGACGGCCGCCCAGGAAATCGCGTTCACCCTCGGTGACGGCATCGAGTACGTCGAGGCCGCTATCGAGGCCGGGCTCGACGTGGACGAATTCGCCCCGCAACTCTCCTTTTTCTTTGCCTCCTACAACAATATCTTCGAGGAGGTGGCGAAGTTCCGGGCGGCGCGGCGTCTCTGGGCGAAAATCATGGACGAGCGCTTCGACGCCCAGAACCCCAAGTCCAAACAGTTGAAGTTCCACACCCAGACTGCCGGATCGACGTTGACCGCCCAGCAAATCGAGAACAACGTCGTTCGCGTGTCTTACCAGGCGCTGGCGGCCGTTCTGGGCGGGACTCAGAGCCTCCACACCAACGGCAAGGACGAGGCCATCGGCCTGCCGACCGAGCAGTCTGTCAGAACCGCGCTGCGGACCCAGCAAATTCTCGCTCACGAGTCCGGCGCGGCCGACACAATCGACCCACTGGCCGGGAGCTACTACGTCGAGTCGCTGACCGACGAACTCGAAGCCGAGGCCCGCGAACTCATCGAGGAAGTCGACGAACGCGGCGGGATGCGCCGCTCCATCGAGGAGCAGTGGGTCCAGCGCCAGATTCAGGACGTGGCCTTCGAGCGCCAGCGCGAACAGGAAGCTGGCGACCGCATCATCGTCGGCGTCAACGAGTATCAGGTCGAGGAAGAGGGCGAGCAGGACATCGAAGAGGTCGACGAGGCCGTCGAGCAGGCCCAGCAGGACAACGTGGCCACCGTCCGGGAGGAGCGTGACGACGAGGCAGTCGAGGCGAAACTTGACGCGCTCCGGGGGGCCGCCGAGGGCGACGAGAACGTCATGCCCTACATCATCGACGCCGTGAAGGTGTACGCCACGACCGGTGAGGTGTGTGACGTGCTCCGGGACGTGTTCGGCGAGTATCAGCCCGGTTCGTCGATGTAA
- a CDS encoding branched-chain amino acid ABC transporter permease produces MPERVDRDGTPAYRVLGVEVTRREAVFLVLGVVFLFVIPDIASLSDSLQLSVIHQGLLFGFAAVGLNLLLRHTKLTSFGHAAFFGTGAYATAVLARYAGVQSVGLLLLGAIAAATVMAAIIGVLSLRHTGLYFALLTLAFGQLLYAIALGQSALGGSDGLPVRPGPANQPLLFGTAFSPDVYQILTYYLTVVVILIGLFVMYRITQSPFRNALDAIGQERTRARFIGLPVRRYVWAAFVISGIYGGVAGGLFAVVRQYVRPEGTLFFLRSGDILFMAILGGFRTLVGPLIGGVVLVFLQDVGQDVTQYYEFLTGVVLLILVYGFPRGIVGSLRSGGIVNARLSELRREPSVLSAWGRSAAQSIERKVTEALTSLRIILFGVD; encoded by the coding sequence ATGCCGGAGCGCGTCGACCGCGACGGGACGCCGGCGTATCGCGTCCTCGGGGTCGAGGTGACCCGCCGAGAAGCGGTCTTCCTCGTCCTTGGAGTCGTGTTCCTGTTCGTCATTCCAGATATCGCAAGCCTCTCCGACAGCCTCCAGCTCAGCGTCATCCACCAGGGCCTGCTGTTCGGCTTCGCGGCGGTCGGGCTGAATCTCTTGCTTCGGCACACGAAGCTAACCTCGTTCGGCCACGCGGCCTTCTTCGGCACCGGCGCGTACGCGACCGCGGTCCTCGCACGCTATGCCGGCGTCCAGAGCGTCGGCTTGCTGTTGCTCGGAGCCATCGCCGCCGCGACGGTGATGGCGGCCATCATCGGAGTGCTGTCGCTGCGACATACGGGGCTGTACTTCGCGCTCCTGACGCTGGCCTTCGGCCAACTCCTGTACGCCATCGCGCTGGGCCAGAGCGCACTCGGCGGGAGCGACGGGCTCCCGGTCCGGCCGGGGCCGGCGAACCAGCCGCTCCTGTTCGGGACCGCGTTCAGCCCCGACGTGTACCAGATTCTGACGTACTACCTGACAGTGGTCGTCATCCTCATCGGCCTGTTCGTGATGTACCGCATCACGCAGTCGCCGTTCCGAAACGCCCTCGACGCCATCGGGCAGGAACGGACCCGGGCGCGGTTCATCGGCCTGCCGGTCCGCCGCTACGTCTGGGCCGCGTTCGTCATCTCGGGCATCTACGGCGGCGTCGCGGGCGGGCTGTTCGCCGTCGTCCGCCAGTACGTCCGTCCGGAGGGGACGCTGTTTTTCCTCCGGTCGGGCGACATCCTGTTCATGGCGATACTGGGCGGGTTCCGGACGCTGGTCGGCCCGCTCATCGGCGGTGTCGTCCTCGTCTTCCTGCAGGACGTGGGGCAAGACGTGACCCAGTACTACGAGTTCCTGACCGGTGTGGTGCTCCTGATACTCGTGTATGGCTTCCCGCGGGGCATCGTCGGGTCGCTCCGGTCCGGCGGCATCGTCAATGCACGGCTCAGTGAACTGCGTCGTGAGCCGTCCGTCCTGTCGGCGTGGGGCCGGAGCGCCGCGCAGTCGATTGAACGGAAGGTGACAGAGGCGCTGACTAGCCTGCGGATAATCCTCTTTGGAGTCGACTGA
- a CDS encoding helix-turn-helix domain-containing protein: protein MISLEMDMVQYDCPYIDTTRDYEVSFLAKQWDFHPVERELETRIMVNGADREELDRGLNALETHDHMESYQLLRRKGDLALIRSRIDETNAMSVIRDHSGYITGPFRIRDGSEIWHVGFDTERVAEGTLSELERDNDYTIRSRESVDLEDYYDLLQNIDSAKRLVDGCRELSEVERNTLEKAVEGGYFDTPRDATLSSLAEEFDVSKMAISKNLRRSQRKILDRVTTAMNDVTE, encoded by the coding sequence ATGATATCGCTCGAGATGGACATGGTCCAGTACGACTGTCCGTACATCGACACGACACGGGACTACGAGGTGTCGTTTCTGGCCAAGCAGTGGGATTTCCACCCTGTCGAGCGGGAGCTGGAGACGCGGATCATGGTCAACGGCGCGGACCGGGAAGAGCTGGACCGCGGGCTGAACGCACTGGAGACGCACGACCACATGGAGTCCTATCAGCTTCTCCGCCGGAAGGGCGACCTGGCGCTCATCCGCTCGCGCATCGATGAGACGAACGCGATGAGCGTCATCCGCGACCACAGTGGCTACATCACCGGCCCGTTCCGCATCCGTGACGGGTCGGAAATCTGGCACGTTGGCTTCGACACCGAACGCGTCGCGGAAGGGACCCTGTCTGAACTAGAGCGCGACAATGACTACACTATCAGGTCCCGCGAATCGGTCGATCTGGAGGACTACTACGACCTGCTACAGAACATCGACTCGGCGAAGCGGCTGGTCGATGGCTGTCGGGAACTCTCGGAAGTAGAGCGAAACACGCTGGAGAAGGCCGTCGAAGGCGGCTACTTCGACACGCCGCGGGACGCGACCCTGTCATCACTTGCCGAAGAGTTCGACGTGTCCAAGATGGCTATCTCGAAGAACCTCCGGCGCAGTCAGCGGAAGATACTCGACCGCGTCACGACGGCGATGAACGACGTGACCGAGTGA
- a CDS encoding FKBP-type peptidyl-prolyl cis-trans isomerase, which translates to MPIEPGDGVTIEYVGRFEDGTIFDTSRPEVAREHGLIEAQGVDVSEYAPLSFTVGAGEIIEGIDEALVGMVAGEEATITVPPAKAYGEFQTDRVREYDPETFEGMVGKEPEVGTHVEAENGLHGDVTAVRDDAVEVDFNHELAGKTLVFDIEVVDVR; encoded by the coding sequence ATGCCAATCGAACCGGGTGACGGCGTTACCATCGAGTACGTCGGCCGCTTCGAGGACGGGACCATCTTCGATACGTCACGTCCCGAAGTCGCCAGGGAGCACGGACTCATCGAGGCACAGGGCGTCGATGTGAGCGAGTATGCACCGCTTTCTTTCACTGTCGGTGCAGGAGAAATCATTGAGGGAATTGACGAGGCGCTCGTCGGCATGGTCGCGGGCGAGGAGGCCACTATCACGGTACCCCCGGCGAAAGCCTACGGTGAGTTTCAGACCGACCGCGTCCGCGAGTACGACCCCGAAACGTTCGAAGGTATGGTGGGAAAAGAGCCGGAAGTCGGAACCCATGTTGAGGCCGAAAACGGGCTTCATGGGGACGTAACTGCTGTCCGAGACGACGCCGTCGAGGTGGATTTCAACCACGAGTTGGCCGGCAAGACGCTCGTGTTCGATATCGAAGTCGTCGACGTCAGATAA
- a CDS encoding branched-chain amino acid ABC transporter ATP-binding protein, translating into MSSEPLLSVRGLNAAVEGFQVTEDIDLDVNAGEAVGLVGRNGAGKTSTFRGIMGLTPVWSGSVRFRGEELTSIRSELIPKRGIGYQPEDRKLFTGMTVDENFRLPIWTSGKARGIDDEDAVIESVYDVLTELDERRDAKVQNLSGGQAKMVAIGRALALQPDLLILDEPLEGLAPVVVENLKRHIRAINERGIAVLIAESNVTHVPEVVDRLYVIERGDIVASGDPEELAADEDIQKLMQGSGAE; encoded by the coding sequence ATGAGTAGCGAACCACTGCTGTCCGTTCGCGGGCTCAACGCCGCTGTCGAGGGGTTTCAGGTTACCGAGGACATCGACCTTGACGTGAACGCCGGGGAGGCGGTCGGCCTCGTTGGCCGCAACGGGGCCGGCAAGACGAGTACCTTCCGGGGAATCATGGGTTTGACACCGGTCTGGAGCGGCTCAGTCAGGTTCCGCGGCGAGGAGCTGACCAGCATTCGCTCGGAGCTGATTCCCAAGCGGGGCATCGGTTACCAGCCCGAAGACCGGAAGCTGTTCACCGGGATGACCGTCGACGAGAACTTCCGCCTCCCGATCTGGACCAGCGGGAAAGCCCGCGGTATCGACGACGAGGACGCGGTCATCGAGAGCGTCTACGACGTGCTCACCGAACTCGATGAGCGCCGGGATGCGAAAGTCCAGAACCTCAGCGGCGGCCAGGCGAAGATGGTCGCTATCGGTCGGGCGCTCGCGCTTCAGCCCGACCTGCTCATCCTCGATGAACCGCTGGAGGGATTAGCTCCGGTCGTCGTTGAGAACCTCAAGCGCCACATCCGGGCCATCAACGAACGCGGCATTGCGGTGCTCATCGCTGAGTCCAACGTCACACACGTGCCTGAGGTCGTTGACCGTCTCTACGTCATTGAGCGTGGGGATATCGTCGCCAGCGGTGACCCGGAAGAGCTGGCGGCCGACGAGGACATCCAGAAACTGATGCAGGGTAGCGGAGCGGAGTAG
- a CDS encoding ABC transporter ATP-binding protein: MLEARNLQKSFGELVATDDITLEFGKEEGELVFIVGPNGAGKTTFINLLTGFLSPDEGSIVLDGDEITGMSANGRVDAGIARSFQVVKVFEEMTVRENLRTVVLTEQGKTWSLFSMADGHEEVEAQVNELLEKFRLGDAADTVAEELPHGDRKLLDVAMSFGLDPDYLLLDEPTSGVSTREKEYVIETIVEVGRAEGVTTVTIEHDMDIVTEYADRVVALHQGAVHGVGPPTMLETDDELRRLLLGVGEDE, translated from the coding sequence ATGCTCGAAGCACGCAATCTGCAGAAGTCCTTCGGTGAACTGGTCGCAACTGACGACATTACGCTCGAGTTCGGCAAAGAGGAGGGTGAACTCGTCTTCATCGTCGGTCCGAACGGGGCCGGGAAGACGACGTTCATCAACCTCCTCACCGGTTTTCTCTCGCCGGACGAGGGGTCCATCGTCCTCGACGGCGACGAGATTACCGGCATGTCGGCAAACGGTCGTGTCGACGCCGGCATCGCCCGGAGCTTTCAGGTCGTCAAGGTATTCGAGGAGATGACGGTCCGTGAGAATCTCCGGACGGTGGTGCTGACCGAACAGGGCAAGACCTGGAGCCTGTTTTCGATGGCCGACGGCCACGAAGAGGTGGAGGCGCAGGTCAACGAGCTGTTGGAGAAGTTCCGGCTCGGAGACGCGGCTGACACCGTCGCCGAGGAACTGCCCCACGGTGACCGGAAACTGCTCGACGTGGCGATGTCGTTCGGTCTCGACCCGGACTATCTCCTGCTCGACGAGCCGACCTCGGGCGTGTCGACCCGCGAAAAGGAGTACGTCATCGAAACGATTGTCGAGGTCGGCCGGGCGGAGGGCGTGACGACAGTGACCATCGAGCACGATATGGACATCGTCACGGAGTACGCCGACCGCGTCGTCGCCCTTCATCAGGGGGCTGTCCACGGGGTCGGCCCGCCGACGATGCTCGAAACCGACGACGAACTCCGGCGACTCCTCCTGGGGGTGGGCGAGGATGAGTAG
- the mce gene encoding methylmalonyl-CoA epimerase, translated as MQFDHAGIATDDAAPLAELFAEAFETPVVHDETFDGLQVTFLEMDNGYFELLEPLPDADGAIPRYLDSNGPGIHHVALETDDIAAALETVSDCGIDLIDEEPRPGAWGHDVAFLHPKTTGGVLVELVEH; from the coding sequence ATGCAATTCGACCACGCCGGTATCGCAACTGACGACGCCGCCCCGCTCGCGGAACTGTTCGCCGAGGCTTTCGAAACACCGGTCGTCCACGACGAGACGTTCGACGGCCTGCAGGTGACGTTTCTGGAGATGGACAACGGCTACTTCGAACTGCTAGAACCGTTGCCGGACGCCGACGGCGCGATTCCCAGATACCTCGACAGCAACGGGCCGGGCATCCATCACGTGGCTCTGGAGACAGACGACATCGCCGCCGCGCTAGAGACGGTCAGCGACTGTGGGATCGACCTCATAGACGAGGAGCCACGGCCGGGTGCGTGGGGCCACGACGTGGCGTTTCTCCATCCGAAGACGACCGGCGGGGTGCTCGTGGAGTTAGTTGAACACTGA
- a CDS encoding GNAT family N-acetyltransferase, with the protein MYVRDAKNREEVWLLDRIEEMGLDETAFRSRDYVVAIDEESHEKAGFGRIRIHKGGDEPVCELTSIGVLPEWRNQGVGAHVIERLVEYAGDEGFDTVYSLTNASEFLAQFGFERIEPAQLPDALRDRLATKQENIQPDAVPLRVAVDRFEVPGHLRKQFKQASAGESEEPEPEEGPEDFGIDPDEATYKYDTGD; encoded by the coding sequence ATGTACGTCCGGGATGCGAAAAACCGCGAGGAAGTCTGGTTGCTCGACCGTATCGAAGAGATGGGGCTGGACGAGACGGCTTTTAGATCCCGGGACTACGTCGTCGCTATCGACGAGGAGAGCCACGAGAAGGCCGGCTTCGGCCGCATCCGTATTCACAAGGGCGGCGACGAGCCAGTCTGTGAACTGACCAGCATCGGCGTCCTGCCCGAATGGCGCAATCAGGGCGTCGGCGCACACGTCATCGAACGGCTGGTCGAGTACGCGGGCGACGAGGGGTTTGACACCGTCTACTCACTGACGAACGCCTCAGAATTTCTCGCGCAGTTCGGCTTCGAGCGCATCGAGCCGGCACAACTCCCCGACGCGCTCCGGGACCGGCTCGCGACCAAACAGGAGAACATCCAGCCGGACGCGGTGCCACTCCGGGTGGCCGTTGACCGCTTCGAGGTGCCCGGCCACCTCCGCAAGCAGTTCAAGCAGGCCAGTGCCGGCGAGTCCGAGGAACCTGAGCCAGAGGAGGGTCCCGAGGACTTCGGCATCGACCCCGACGAAGCGACCTACAAGTACGACACGGGCGACTGA
- a CDS encoding NUDIX hydrolase, with protein MTDDADGPEAGAGDVNLTEKINQTNVDERISSLEAAYDKVPVTEETFELSPDEYADVFAATRGTGYSGNSVVFVTRDGTDFPELSDQIPDQAAGDTRDRVLLVLGRGADMWALPGGGKGDEYESVQGTAVRRVNEQTGIRCTVTGVAEVVHSKYYPDTDAQGSVHTLDIYLEAEYKKGSLDVDESELVGAAWFAEPPEQLTPGAEERFAAFRNDE; from the coding sequence ATGACTGACGACGCTGACGGCCCTGAGGCTGGAGCGGGAGATGTGAACCTCACGGAGAAAATCAATCAGACGAACGTTGATGAACGTATTTCGAGTCTGGAAGCGGCCTACGACAAGGTGCCGGTCACCGAGGAGACCTTCGAGCTATCGCCCGATGAATACGCTGATGTGTTCGCTGCGACCCGCGGGACTGGCTACTCCGGGAACAGCGTCGTGTTCGTCACGCGTGATGGCACCGATTTCCCGGAACTGAGCGACCAGATACCCGACCAGGCGGCCGGCGACACCCGCGACCGGGTCTTGCTGGTGCTGGGCCGCGGCGCTGATATGTGGGCGCTGCCGGGCGGCGGCAAGGGAGACGAGTACGAGTCTGTTCAGGGGACTGCTGTGCGCCGTGTCAACGAACAGACTGGCATCCGCTGCACAGTTACCGGCGTCGCGGAAGTCGTCCATTCGAAGTACTATCCCGACACTGACGCGCAGGGGTCGGTGCACACGCTAGACATCTACCTCGAAGCGGAGTACAAGAAGGGAAGTCTCGATGTGGACGAATCGGAACTCGTCGGCGCGGCGTGGTTCGCGGAGCCGCCAGAGCAGCTAACTCCCGGGGCCGAAGAACGGTTTGCGGCCTTCCGAAACGACGAGTGA
- a CDS encoding branched-chain amino acid ABC transporter permease, with product MAVTPTAALVQTLNGIQFGFILFMIASGLTVILGILDVLNLAHGELFSLGAYTAIGVFGFIIGIIGPPGGGVVGTAVFILAVLAAVLVTAAILLPVGTLFEAVFLRQIYDRDQVYQLVLTFALLLILLDVKKFIWGDSSIRTDAVYSAINAIPTSELVGLNYPTYNVFVILVGSAVVAGLFWFFERTKTGRIIRATAIDREMATAIGVSTDRVFTLVFALGAFLAGFAGAMAVPPTSATLEMGTNPLVLSFVVIVIGGLGSLRGAFVGALLVGVIRSWMITLYPPGEIAAPFAIMALILLVKPEGLFGTWGETA from the coding sequence ATGGCCGTAACACCCACAGCCGCGCTCGTCCAGACGCTCAACGGCATTCAGTTCGGGTTTATCCTGTTCATGATCGCCTCAGGACTCACCGTCATCCTGGGGATTCTGGATGTCCTGAACCTCGCCCACGGGGAACTGTTCTCGCTGGGCGCGTACACCGCCATCGGCGTGTTCGGGTTTATTATCGGCATCATCGGCCCGCCGGGGGGCGGCGTCGTCGGCACCGCCGTGTTCATACTCGCGGTTCTCGCGGCCGTGCTGGTGACGGCAGCCATCCTCCTTCCCGTGGGAACCCTCTTCGAAGCGGTGTTCCTGCGCCAGATTTACGACCGCGACCAGGTGTACCAGCTGGTGCTGACCTTCGCCCTCTTGCTCATCCTCCTCGACGTGAAGAAGTTCATCTGGGGGGACAGTTCGATCCGGACTGACGCCGTCTACAGCGCCATCAACGCGATTCCGACGAGCGAACTCGTCGGACTGAACTACCCGACTTACAACGTGTTCGTCATCCTCGTCGGCTCGGCCGTCGTCGCGGGCCTGTTCTGGTTCTTCGAGCGCACGAAGACCGGGCGCATCATCAGAGCGACGGCTATCGACCGTGAGATGGCGACCGCGATTGGCGTCAGCACCGACCGCGTGTTCACGCTCGTGTTCGCGTTGGGGGCGTTCCTCGCCGGCTTTGCCGGCGCGATGGCCGTCCCGCCGACATCGGCGACGCTGGAGATGGGCACCAATCCGCTGGTGTTGTCCTTTGTCGTCATCGTCATCGGCGGCCTCGGCAGCCTTCGCGGGGCGTTCGTCGGCGCACTTCTGGTCGGCGTCATCCGAAGCTGGATGATTACGCTGTACCCGCCGGGCGAGATTGCGGCCCCGTTCGCCATCATGGCACTCATCCTGCTGGTCAAACCCGAAGGGCTGTTCGGGACGTGGGGTGAGACGGCGTGA